The proteins below come from a single Marinobacter arenosus genomic window:
- a CDS encoding choice-of-anchor Q domain-containing protein → MTDLSKAKQVLKPLVAMIALANAQMAFGCADVVVTAANALSDTDETTTFAEALVHTDLCGLIRIDDSLAGQTLDWASNNLTSSTVSSLAGPSSGTATISVSPTVVANLSTGTSLTIRDLNFLPGSDTVRETSLIQLMNSDASLSLEDTAFVGFKASASGAVVSGTGTVSVVDSVFEDNYASGASGSGGALFATSGAVTITGSTFRNNTADSAGGAIAGNTLTLTIEDSVFEDNQSLGGAGGAISQVGESSGTLAVLRSEFRGNQAAGSGGAISQSSSVDLDIQDSVFEQNQADVNGGAVYVSNGSLGSPVSLTKTTFANNSAGASGGGVYASIPQPGLVVESSTVHGNAAQTTGGGIFVIGSTSSPDIAINHSTITDNQSVGTAGYSAGALNADGAASIEISHTVIAGNTQGGTGNICVGESSTAVQAVLEYSFWDNTTNYDTSCTPPVADTTNILDEADPGLGELADNGGLTKTRFPMADSPLLEAGDPNIIGEPETDQRGSARILNGVIDIGAVESGNLSPVASAIGAVEVAAGVPFSVDASDAFTDPDGDQLSYAIDGEPNGAVVDATSGVISGTVQLAGEYTITITASDTYGASASTTFGLSVAESSSGGGSGGGGSFGVVLGLLAPLAIWRRLRRKA, encoded by the coding sequence ATGACTGACCTCAGCAAGGCCAAGCAGGTACTGAAGCCGCTGGTCGCAATGATTGCATTGGCGAATGCGCAGATGGCGTTTGGGTGCGCGGATGTGGTGGTGACGGCGGCTAACGCGTTGAGTGATACGGATGAAACGACCACATTCGCTGAAGCGTTGGTACATACCGATCTCTGTGGATTGATTCGTATCGACGATTCGCTGGCGGGGCAGACTCTTGACTGGGCTTCCAATAACCTGACCTCATCAACTGTTTCATCCTTAGCGGGCCCCTCCAGCGGCACCGCGACGATATCTGTTAGTCCAACAGTAGTAGCGAATTTGAGTACAGGGACTTCGCTGACCATTCGGGACCTGAATTTCCTGCCCGGCTCTGACACTGTTCGCGAAACGTCGTTAATCCAACTAATGAATAGCGACGCTTCACTGAGCCTTGAGGACACGGCGTTCGTAGGTTTCAAGGCAAGTGCCTCGGGGGCAGTCGTTTCTGGAACCGGAACGGTAAGCGTTGTGGATAGCGTTTTCGAGGATAACTACGCCTCTGGTGCCTCCGGCTCAGGTGGCGCTCTCTTCGCCACTTCGGGTGCAGTAACGATTACCGGCAGCACGTTCCGTAACAACACGGCTGACTCCGCTGGTGGGGCGATCGCCGGAAACACGCTAACCTTGACCATCGAAGATTCTGTCTTTGAGGACAATCAGTCACTGGGGGGCGCAGGCGGAGCGATCAGTCAGGTGGGTGAGAGTTCCGGAACCTTGGCTGTCTTGCGAAGTGAATTTCGGGGTAACCAGGCCGCCGGCTCAGGCGGAGCCATTTCTCAAAGCTCCTCTGTTGATTTGGATATTCAAGACAGCGTGTTCGAGCAGAACCAGGCTGACGTGAACGGAGGCGCAGTCTACGTCAGCAATGGCAGCCTCGGCTCGCCCGTGTCTCTGACTAAGACCACGTTTGCTAACAACAGCGCTGGTGCCTCCGGCGGCGGGGTGTACGCGAGTATACCGCAACCCGGCTTGGTCGTTGAAAGCTCTACAGTTCATGGGAATGCGGCTCAGACCACTGGCGGCGGCATTTTTGTCATTGGGTCCACCTCCTCTCCCGATATTGCCATCAACCATAGCACCATTACAGACAATCAGTCGGTGGGAACAGCCGGTTATAGCGCGGGTGCTTTGAACGCGGACGGTGCGGCCAGTATTGAAATAAGTCACACGGTCATTGCCGGTAATACCCAAGGTGGCACTGGCAATATATGTGTCGGGGAATCTTCAACGGCAGTTCAGGCGGTTCTGGAGTACAGCTTTTGGGATAACACGACCAATTACGACACCAGCTGCACCCCTCCGGTTGCTGATACCACCAACATCCTGGATGAAGCGGACCCGGGGCTGGGAGAGTTGGCTGACAACGGTGGTCTGACAAAGACCCGTTTCCCCATGGCCGATTCCCCGCTGCTAGAGGCGGGTGACCCTAATATCATCGGTGAGCCAGAAACGGATCAGCGAGGCAGTGCACGTATTCTCAATGGCGTAATCGATATCGGTGCTGTGGAATCGGGTAATCTTTCGCCGGTCGCCTCCGCTATCGGCGCTGTTGAAGTAGCCGCGGGTGTGCCTTTCTCTGTGGATGCGAGCGACGCCTTCACTGACCCGGATGGGGATCAGCTGAGTTACGCCATCGACGGTGAGCCGAACGGAGCCGTAGTTGACGCGACGAGCGGTGTGATTTCCGGTACCGTGCAGTTGGCAGGAGAGTACACGATCACTATCACCGCGTCGGACACCTATGGAGCTTCTGCGAGCACGACGTTTGGGCTCTCGGTAGCGGAAAGTTCTTCCGGTGGTGGCAGCGGTGGCGGTGGCTCCTTCGGGGTTGTCCTGGGATTGCTGGCCCCGTTGGCCATATGGCGACGGTTGCGTCGGAAGGCCTGA
- a CDS encoding TetR/AcrR family transcriptional regulator, with product MSAKARMTYHHGDLPQQVHQLALETLRQHGDAAISLRALAKDIGVSAPALYRHFIDRESLLAELAVTGFEALRERLQAIDTSNPRQALIDIGLVYVSFAQDEPNLYRLMFGGRVLPRGIHPRLDAAGKGAFQVLEDTIARAQQVGYLKPMPLALMTAAAWSLVHGLSQLTIDGHLPVAEAEPQLAEGVLTLLLDGSRNSAQQ from the coding sequence ATGAGCGCAAAAGCACGGATGACCTATCACCATGGGGACCTGCCCCAGCAAGTTCACCAGCTCGCCCTGGAGACACTTCGTCAACACGGCGACGCGGCCATCAGTTTGCGGGCGCTGGCCAAAGACATCGGGGTCAGCGCCCCGGCGCTGTACCGGCATTTCATTGATCGCGAAAGTCTGCTCGCCGAGCTCGCGGTCACCGGTTTTGAGGCGCTGCGCGAGCGACTGCAGGCGATAGACACATCCAACCCGCGCCAGGCATTGATTGATATTGGCCTGGTGTACGTATCTTTTGCCCAGGACGAACCCAACCTGTATCGGTTGATGTTTGGTGGGCGGGTGTTGCCCCGGGGCATTCATCCGCGCCTGGACGCAGCCGGAAAGGGCGCGTTCCAGGTACTGGAAGACACCATCGCCCGGGCTCAGCAGGTCGGTTACCTGAAGCCTATGCCGCTGGCCCTGATGACGGCTGCGGCCTGGTCGCTGGTGCACGGTCTGTCCCAACTCACGATCGATGGCCATTTACCGGTGGCCGAGGCGGAACCGCAATTGGCTGAGGGGGTCCTCACCCTCCTGCTGGACGGTTCCAGAAACAGCGCCCAACAATAA
- the rrtA gene encoding rhombosortase, which yields MTLRVLFLLSMFRNRPLVPIAISALMVLVWLLPVDQWLQYHRALLGQGQLWRLLTANLTHIDGSHLLFNLAGLWLMAWWFGSALSQLKWLVVTLACGLAVTGGLFLLYPDILWYKGFSGVLYGLFAAGSVFMVSTHRWLALAGLALVVIKLEGDAAGWPVVGSDPMHDFRVVHQAHHLGFVMGALVAVLWRRVSGQFGSGSLQTES from the coding sequence ATGACTTTACGGGTGCTGTTCTTGCTGTCCATGTTTCGAAACCGGCCTCTCGTTCCCATCGCAATCAGTGCCTTGATGGTGCTGGTCTGGCTGTTGCCTGTTGATCAGTGGCTTCAATACCACCGAGCGCTTCTCGGGCAGGGGCAATTGTGGCGGCTGTTGACTGCCAACCTGACTCACATTGACGGCTCCCACCTGCTATTTAATCTGGCCGGGCTGTGGCTGATGGCTTGGTGGTTCGGCAGTGCCCTATCTCAACTCAAGTGGCTGGTGGTGACGCTGGCCTGTGGCCTGGCCGTGACCGGCGGGCTGTTTCTCCTTTACCCCGATATCCTCTGGTACAAAGGCTTTTCCGGCGTTTTGTACGGCCTGTTTGCGGCGGGCTCGGTGTTTATGGTCAGCACTCACCGATGGCTCGCTCTGGCCGGGCTGGCGCTCGTGGTGATCAAACTGGAGGGCGATGCGGCGGGGTGGCCCGTTGTGGGCAGCGATCCGATGCATGACTTCCGGGTGGTCCACCAGGCCCACCATCTTGGCTTCGTTATGGGGGCACTGGTGGCTGTTCTTTGGCGCCGGGTCAGCGGGCAATTTGGGTCAGGTTCTCTCCAAACCGAAAGTTGA
- a CDS encoding DUF5602 domain-containing protein produces MKPALIPFRPARSIGLSALLVLSGSAIAAEPRFFTGEPVMVGNGSARVVLALNAENEPESVSVLMTRDALEGLPEASAEQQVWEFALPMPASAPMTGYDHVVLDWSPAGHPPEGVYDLPHFDVHFYLIGTDEQEAITFHGEGRELAMAAPDPQLVPEGYVIPPDAAIERMGMHGLDQAGAEFQGEVFSHNFIYGYYKGELMFVEPMVSLAYLQSLPEMSSPVKKPQRYSYPGWYPGAYEIGFDASKDEYRIAIRDLQRYE; encoded by the coding sequence ATGAAACCTGCCCTTATTCCGTTCCGCCCTGCCCGTTCCATCGGCTTGTCGGCACTGCTGGTTCTTTCGGGCTCAGCGATCGCCGCCGAACCCCGGTTTTTTACGGGGGAACCCGTGATGGTCGGAAACGGCTCCGCGCGCGTGGTTTTGGCGCTAAACGCCGAGAACGAGCCGGAATCCGTCTCGGTGCTAATGACCAGGGACGCCCTGGAAGGGCTGCCGGAAGCCAGCGCCGAGCAACAAGTTTGGGAGTTCGCATTACCCATGCCGGCCAGCGCCCCGATGACGGGCTACGACCATGTTGTTCTCGACTGGAGTCCGGCCGGGCACCCTCCCGAAGGCGTTTACGACCTGCCCCATTTTGATGTGCATTTTTACCTGATCGGGACGGACGAGCAGGAGGCGATCACGTTCCACGGCGAGGGCCGTGAACTGGCGATGGCGGCACCGGATCCTCAACTCGTGCCCGAGGGCTATGTGATCCCGCCTGATGCCGCTATTGAGAGAATGGGGATGCACGGCCTGGATCAGGCCGGTGCCGAATTCCAGGGGGAGGTGTTCAGCCACAACTTCATTTACGGTTACTACAAAGGTGAGTTGATGTTTGTGGAACCGATGGTGTCCCTGGCTTACCTCCAGTCACTGCCGGAGATGTCGTCACCGGTTAAAAAGCCACAACGGTACAGTTATCCGGGCTGGTATCCGGGGGCTTACGAGATAGGCTTTGATGCCAGTAAAGACGAGTACCGGATCGCGATCCGGGATCTACAGAGGTATGAGTGA
- a CDS encoding YnfA family protein: MPELKTVGLFLVTALAEIVGCYLPYLWLREGKTIWLLVPGALSLAAFAWLLSLHPTAAGRVYAAYGGVYIFMAILWLWAVDGIRPTAWDLIGSAVALVGMAIIMFAPRTS; the protein is encoded by the coding sequence TTGCCTGAATTGAAAACCGTTGGCCTTTTCCTCGTTACCGCGTTGGCGGAAATTGTCGGCTGTTATTTGCCTTACCTTTGGCTTCGCGAGGGCAAAACGATCTGGCTTCTGGTGCCAGGTGCGCTGAGTCTCGCGGCGTTTGCGTGGTTGCTGTCACTGCATCCTACCGCTGCCGGCAGGGTCTATGCTGCGTATGGTGGCGTGTATATCTTCATGGCAATACTCTGGCTATGGGCCGTCGACGGTATTCGTCCAACCGCCTGGGACTTGATTGGTTCGGCCGTCGCCTTGGTGGGCATGGCCATCATCATGTTTGCACCACGCACCTCATAA
- a CDS encoding adenosine deaminase translates to MPLDLNALEKAELHMHLEGSLEPELMFQLAQRNGIALPYDSVESLRKAYDFGNLQDFLDLYYRGAQVLLREEDFYDLTRAYLETCRAQNVTHVEPFFDPQTHTDRGVELATVVNGITRALKEANAEWGLSYGLILCFLRHLSEDEAERTLDAALPFRDHFIGVGLDSSEMGHPPSKFKHVFARARGLGLLPVAHAGEEGPPEYIWQALDELGVVRVDHGVRATEDPALIERLRKDQIPLTVCPLSNIRLKVYDSLKQHPILDLLEGGLKVTVNSDDPAYFGGYMTENFEALRKDLGMTDDQAQRLAQNGFDAALVHTS, encoded by the coding sequence ATGCCCCTGGATCTGAACGCCCTGGAAAAAGCCGAACTGCATATGCATCTCGAAGGCAGCCTGGAACCGGAGCTGATGTTCCAGCTGGCCCAACGCAATGGCATTGCGTTGCCATACGACAGCGTTGAGTCTCTGCGTAAGGCTTATGATTTTGGCAACCTGCAGGACTTCCTGGACCTGTATTACCGTGGCGCGCAGGTGCTACTGCGGGAAGAGGACTTCTACGACCTGACCCGTGCCTACCTTGAGACGTGCCGCGCACAGAACGTGACCCATGTTGAGCCATTCTTCGATCCCCAGACCCACACGGATAGGGGCGTTGAGTTGGCGACGGTGGTCAACGGAATCACCCGGGCCCTCAAAGAGGCGAACGCGGAGTGGGGGCTGAGTTACGGACTGATCCTGTGCTTTCTACGGCACCTCAGCGAGGATGAGGCCGAGCGAACCCTGGATGCGGCGCTGCCATTTCGGGATCACTTTATCGGGGTGGGGCTCGACAGCAGTGAAATGGGTCATCCGCCTTCCAAGTTCAAACACGTCTTCGCCCGGGCCCGAGGACTGGGCCTGCTTCCCGTGGCCCACGCCGGTGAGGAAGGCCCGCCCGAGTACATCTGGCAGGCGCTGGACGAACTCGGTGTCGTGCGGGTCGACCACGGCGTTCGCGCCACCGAAGACCCGGCCCTGATCGAACGCCTGCGCAAGGACCAGATCCCGCTCACGGTTTGTCCGTTGTCCAACATACGCCTGAAGGTATACGACAGTCTCAAGCAGCACCCGATCCTGGACCTGTTGGAGGGTGGCCTGAAGGTAACCGTCAATTCCGACGACCCTGCCTACTTCGGGGGCTACATGACGGAGAACTTCGAGGCATTGCGGAAGGATTTGGGCATGACGGACGATCAGGCTCAGCGGCTTGCTCAAAACGGTTTTGATGCGGCGCTGGTACACACTTCGTAA
- a CDS encoding DUF1428 domain-containing protein, with amino-acid sequence MSYVDGFVAAVPTANKEKYIKHASDAAAVFKEHGVLKMVECWGDDVPEGNLTSFPMAVKCKPDETVVFSWLIWPSREVRNEAMPKIMEDPRLQPDVNPMPFDGKRLIYGGFSVIVDE; translated from the coding sequence ATGAGCTATGTCGATGGATTTGTTGCCGCTGTGCCAACCGCAAACAAGGAAAAGTACATCAAGCACGCGAGTGATGCGGCCGCGGTATTCAAGGAGCACGGTGTACTCAAAATGGTCGAGTGCTGGGGCGATGACGTGCCCGAGGGCAACCTGACGTCATTTCCCATGGCCGTTAAATGCAAGCCGGACGAAACCGTTGTATTCTCCTGGCTGATCTGGCCCTCCCGCGAGGTTCGGAACGAAGCCATGCCCAAAATCATGGAGGACCCCCGCCTTCAGCCTGACGTAAACCCCATGCCGTTTGACGGCAAGCGGCTGATATATGGCGGATTCTCTGTGATCGTTGACGAATAG
- a CDS encoding YciI family protein has protein sequence MKFMMMRKADADTENGVMPSEAILQAMADYNERMTQAGVFVGGQGLRPTREGCRIRFRNGEPTVIRGPFEQTEELLAGYSVLEVDSLEDAIAWAKQWPVEDAEGNSTLELRRYFELEDFEPGQAIEKHRALGQLPKEMNIHLTFPGNCREAMEFYAEVTAGTLEAVITYGETPAAADVPADMQDRIVHASLNLKGRRLMGADMNGECYQQPQGAQVHLEYEETEQAERVFNALSEGGTEIMPFAQTFWAHRFGMIRDRFGVQWMISSQLEQCQ, from the coding sequence ATGAAATTCATGATGATGCGAAAGGCCGATGCTGACACCGAGAACGGCGTCATGCCCTCCGAGGCGATCCTGCAGGCGATGGCAGACTACAATGAGCGGATGACACAGGCCGGTGTTTTCGTGGGTGGTCAGGGATTGCGACCAACTCGCGAGGGTTGTCGTATCCGCTTCCGGAACGGCGAGCCAACGGTCATACGCGGCCCTTTCGAGCAAACCGAGGAACTGCTGGCCGGCTATAGTGTACTTGAGGTGGATTCCCTGGAAGACGCCATCGCCTGGGCAAAACAGTGGCCGGTGGAAGACGCCGAGGGCAATTCCACCCTGGAGTTACGCCGCTATTTCGAGCTTGAGGATTTTGAGCCCGGCCAGGCCATCGAGAAACATCGCGCCCTGGGCCAACTGCCGAAAGAAATGAACATTCACCTGACCTTTCCCGGAAACTGTCGGGAAGCCATGGAATTCTACGCGGAGGTGACCGCCGGTACCCTGGAGGCGGTAATCACTTACGGTGAAACGCCGGCGGCTGCAGATGTGCCCGCCGACATGCAGGATCGCATCGTCCACGCCTCGCTCAACCTCAAGGGGCGCCGTCTGATGGGCGCGGATATGAATGGCGAGTGTTATCAGCAGCCCCAGGGTGCCCAGGTTCATCTTGAATACGAAGAGACCGAGCAGGCCGAGCGAGTGTTTAACGCGCTGTCCGAGGGTGGCACGGAGATCATGCCGTTTGCCCAAACTTTCTGGGCACACCGGTTTGGAATGATAAGAGACCGCTTCGGCGTCCAGTGGATGATCAGCAGCCAACTTGAACAGTGCCAGTAA
- a CDS encoding YciI family protein, with translation MKYVALVYYQESIINAMTEQEWHDLNQECVAGVERLTERGNFVTGQPLQSVETATTVRVRDDEVLITDGPFAETKEQLAGFYLLEARDLNEALQLASRIPPARFGSIEVRPARELPPKD, from the coding sequence ATGAAGTATGTCGCCCTGGTCTACTACCAGGAGAGCATCATCAACGCCATGACGGAGCAGGAATGGCATGACCTGAACCAGGAATGCGTCGCAGGTGTCGAGCGTTTGACGGAGCGGGGCAACTTTGTGACTGGCCAACCGCTTCAGTCTGTGGAAACAGCCACCACCGTGAGGGTTCGGGATGATGAGGTGTTGATCACCGACGGACCGTTCGCAGAAACCAAGGAACAGCTGGCCGGGTTCTACCTGCTGGAAGCGCGGGATCTGAACGAGGCCCTGCAACTGGCCAGCCGAATTCCCCCCGCCCGCTTTGGCAGTATCGAAGTTCGCCCGGCGCGGGAACTGCCGCCTAAAGATTAA
- a CDS encoding cupin-like domain-containing protein — MSKLPHPLFWTGIFSDLINPAQLNLRPFKSRHSLLGDPALELETLTETLLRLPQNQVRYTTRRLDAGDNFEDTFRKNNGNKSLESTLRNMLSTDALIMVNSPEIDPIFQPIYEQIMDSVSELVAYRDAKRRILMPTLYLFLASPNSVTPFHIDRYSTFLFQFRGTKDVYVGHPWDSRVVSNADCEAYVSYANTQLPWCDERQQQLEHFHFQPGEALHIPFVSGHLVKNGPDDISISLSVIFNTEQTMMWRRALNFNHRARRALKPLRVAPAPVGRNALRDASKAKLWRTFQSARGMEGA; from the coding sequence ATGTCGAAGTTACCCCACCCGCTTTTCTGGACGGGTATTTTTTCAGACCTGATCAATCCCGCGCAGTTAAACCTTCGCCCATTCAAGTCGCGCCATTCCCTGCTGGGAGACCCCGCGCTCGAACTGGAAACACTGACGGAAACGTTGCTCAGACTTCCCCAGAACCAGGTCCGTTATACAACCCGCCGGTTAGACGCTGGCGATAACTTTGAAGACACCTTCAGAAAGAACAACGGGAATAAATCGCTCGAGTCCACGCTGCGAAACATGCTGAGCACAGATGCTCTGATCATGGTGAACTCACCCGAGATTGATCCAATTTTTCAGCCAATCTATGAACAGATCATGGACAGCGTTTCTGAATTGGTGGCCTACCGGGACGCCAAACGAAGAATTCTCATGCCCACGCTGTATCTATTCCTCGCATCTCCGAACAGCGTCACGCCGTTCCACATTGATCGATACTCCACGTTCCTTTTCCAGTTCCGCGGGACGAAAGACGTCTACGTAGGTCATCCATGGGATTCGCGGGTGGTGTCGAACGCAGATTGTGAAGCCTATGTGTCCTACGCCAATACCCAACTACCTTGGTGCGATGAAAGACAACAACAGCTGGAGCATTTTCACTTTCAACCGGGAGAGGCCCTGCACATTCCTTTTGTCTCGGGCCACCTGGTCAAGAACGGTCCGGATGACATTTCCATCTCCCTCTCTGTGATTTTCAACACTGAGCAAACCATGATGTGGCGCCGGGCCCTAAACTTTAACCATCGAGCCCGGCGAGCACTAAAGCCCTTGAGAGTGGCGCCGGCACCTGTCGGACGAAATGCTCTTCGAGATGCCAGCAAAGCCAAGCTCTGGCGTACCTTTCAGTCTGCCCGGGGCATGGAAGGCGCTTAA
- a CDS encoding RNA polymerase sigma factor: MIDDQWIGRLYQQHSRRVLSTLIRLLGDFALGEDAMQEAFASAVRQWPVDGVPDNPTAWLIRAGHRKGIDQIRRKQTAHKYSHLVAPPEETFEEADEQAIEDDQLRLLFTCCHPALPLDARVALTLREMCGLTTEQVASGLLQKPATLAQRIVRAKKKIRDAGIPYEVPEARDLAERLPGVLRVIYLVFNEGYSRSDGDTVVDISLSTEAIRLAEVLARLMPEGEVFGLLALMLLHHSRRHARQDASGELITLEDQDRCQWDDAMIQAGLSWLEAALSRTPTGPYTLQASIAAVHAQASDARETDWGRIVRLYEALYCQQPSPVIALNRAVAVAMRDGPTEGLRLLETLLNQREFVNYYLFHAARADLHRRAGNREEAQQSYRRALALVTQGPERRFLERRLNSLNESA; encoded by the coding sequence ATGATCGATGACCAATGGATTGGACGGCTCTATCAGCAGCACTCCCGACGGGTGCTGTCGACGCTGATTCGCCTGCTGGGGGATTTTGCCCTCGGCGAAGACGCCATGCAGGAAGCCTTTGCCAGCGCCGTCCGGCAATGGCCAGTTGATGGCGTACCGGACAACCCGACGGCCTGGCTCATCCGTGCCGGGCATCGCAAGGGCATTGATCAGATTCGCCGCAAGCAGACCGCGCACAAGTATTCCCACTTGGTGGCCCCGCCGGAAGAAACGTTCGAAGAGGCGGACGAGCAGGCCATCGAAGACGATCAGCTCCGCCTGCTGTTCACCTGCTGCCACCCCGCCCTGCCACTGGATGCCCGGGTCGCCCTCACCCTTCGCGAAATGTGCGGGCTGACCACCGAGCAGGTGGCCAGTGGCCTGCTGCAGAAGCCAGCGACCCTGGCGCAGCGCATTGTCCGCGCCAAAAAGAAGATACGCGACGCCGGTATTCCCTACGAGGTACCGGAAGCAAGGGATTTGGCTGAACGGCTGCCCGGCGTCCTGCGGGTGATCTACCTCGTCTTCAACGAAGGCTACTCCCGCAGCGATGGCGATACGGTGGTGGATATCAGCCTGTCGACAGAGGCCATTCGCCTGGCAGAGGTATTGGCCAGGTTAATGCCCGAGGGCGAGGTGTTCGGGCTGCTGGCGCTGATGCTTCTGCACCACTCCCGACGTCATGCCCGCCAGGACGCGTCTGGCGAGCTGATCACCCTGGAGGATCAGGATCGCTGCCAATGGGACGACGCCATGATCCAGGCCGGCCTTAGCTGGCTCGAGGCCGCCCTTTCCCGCACTCCGACCGGGCCTTACACCCTTCAGGCCTCCATTGCCGCAGTTCACGCCCAGGCTTCGGACGCCCGAGAAACGGATTGGGGCCGCATTGTGCGGCTCTACGAGGCACTGTACTGCCAGCAGCCTTCACCGGTGATTGCCCTGAACCGCGCGGTCGCCGTCGCCATGCGGGACGGCCCGACAGAAGGGCTGAGATTGCTGGAGACGCTGCTGAACCAGAGGGAGTTCGTGAATTATTACCTGTTTCATGCCGCCCGGGCCGATCTCCACCGCCGCGCCGGCAACCGGGAGGAAGCCCAACAGTCTTACCGGCGGGCGCTGGCCCTGGTGACCCAGGGGCCGGAACGGCGCTTTCTCGAACGCAGACTGAATTCACTGAACGAATCTGCCTGA
- a CDS encoding TIGR02466 family protein, which produces MKAENRHHFGVPILEVQLPEVRARHEEIRNYLERLRKEDTGGIQRSNQRGWHSGDSLHQSKEPVMQWLTEQIFQVGSRLALHAERKPPETEIFLSSLWANINDFGAWNAPHAHLPCEWSGCLYIDVDENPTEENAGICPGDIMFFDPIPVGAPYRPAPTVSYTPKIGTMYVFPGYLLHMVAPHYNERPRVSLAFNFRFGENLTQIAR; this is translated from the coding sequence ATGAAAGCTGAGAACCGTCACCATTTCGGCGTCCCCATTCTTGAAGTCCAGCTTCCCGAAGTTCGGGCCCGGCACGAAGAAATTCGAAACTACCTGGAACGATTGAGAAAAGAAGATACCGGTGGCATTCAGCGGTCAAACCAGCGCGGATGGCATTCCGGCGACTCGCTGCATCAATCGAAAGAGCCGGTTATGCAATGGCTGACGGAGCAGATCTTTCAGGTGGGCAGCCGGCTGGCACTGCACGCCGAGCGCAAGCCGCCAGAAACGGAGATCTTCCTGTCGTCACTCTGGGCGAACATCAACGATTTCGGTGCCTGGAACGCGCCCCACGCGCACCTGCCCTGCGAGTGGAGCGGCTGCCTGTACATCGATGTCGATGAGAACCCGACCGAAGAGAATGCGGGCATATGCCCGGGCGATATCATGTTCTTTGACCCGATCCCGGTGGGTGCGCCCTATCGGCCGGCACCCACGGTAAGCTATACCCCGAAGATCGGCACCATGTATGTGTTTCCGGGTTACCTGCTGCACATGGTCGCGCCCCACTACAACGAACGCCCCCGCGTCAGCCTGGCGTTCAACTTTCGGTTTGGAGAGAACCTGACCCAAATTGCCCGCTGA